A genomic segment from Neodiprion lecontei isolate iyNeoLeco1 chromosome 1, iyNeoLeco1.1, whole genome shotgun sequence encodes:
- the LOC107220734 gene encoding uncharacterized protein LOC107220734 isoform X2 has translation MVYLESDEGVWHHHYWVISLGAMLSFVGFLVSCVCGCRRDENKTSSANRSLPDIPKDGTTVEAGRLETVPQDVIYEANEVMCDPSVLYATVEEKNSRRSDVRRGARELEETSLQSAQIEQDSMSPYTRLKNPGSKNDEHPYAQVQSVQKTEATQLNRNNVGHLVDTSLPSSSSSSSSCNHTSANPIAPPRARKSSSHNSLISSDPLPDIQAATAITGGVHANQDLPYMTPPILMPLPEPPQLNHHEERQQHFSGDSHDSKGYTSISVREPLANILAQTKAAQQERQQQRGLTDPHYATVSDDSDEMYAAIDEQEKVYTSGSETYAQIQPMVLDSVRVQQNEQIHSMQPLHVDDLYASAPQPPSVDSLRHVAHAHSRQASSSSATSSVANLGSPKPEKRQANSPLPPPPETMSDVYASVEKRGSKEDRLRASISSGKSLEDMYAKVMKKKRDIDDEQLDIPTMSSNNHHGENPVLNRKHSLIEVSRTSWSSHDSIEFQRKDLELSNFAVGNSSANFPTESEGNLLKLALKQNEADASKSGSDPGYEAVNVNRKSSIVRTVSDIDPNYEVLRPQFSRVSKNLNSVTQNNGIDVALMYSSPYKHRQISNASSEDPGYEKVRMRRRIDLDQDTDSEPNYESMPHDPGEPNYASVCRPGDSDTDPNYESVSQSDPNYESVKYLTVSQNEDPPYEQVNNYKSNINLDDYEMVRNKNEGDPNYEKIKMSHSTNLAHDGETDDEQYIHV, from the exons ATGGTATATCTCGAATCAGATGAGGGCGTGTGGCATCATCACTATTGGGTCATCTCGCTTGGAGCCATGCTTTCTTTCGTTGGATTTCTGGTTAGCTGTGTATGCGGCTGTCGCCGCGACGAAAACAA GACGAGCAGTGCAAACAGAAGTTTGCCAGATATTCCAAAAGATGGAACGACGGTCGAAGCTGGTCGACTTGAAACAGTACCTCAAGATGTTATCTATGAGGCTAACGAGGTTATGTGCGATCCATCCGTCCTTTATGCAACTGTTGAGGAAAAAAACTCTCGGCGAT CAGATGTCAGGAGAGGAGCAAGAGAACTCGAAGAAACTTCTCTGCAAAGTGCACAGATTGAACAAGATTCAATGTCTCCGTATACGAGACTGAAGAATCCTGGATCTAAGAATg ACGAACACCCTTATGCCCAGGTGCAAAGCGTTCAAAAGACTGAAGCTACGCAACTAAACAG GAATAACGTTGGCCATTTAGTAGATACTAGTCTTCCatcgtcttcgtcgtcgtcgtcatcatgTAATCATACGAGTGCCAATCCTATCGCCCCGCCAAGAGCTCGAAAATCGTCTTCTCATAATTCGTTAATAAGCTCTGATCCTCTTCCGGATATTCAAGCTGCAACTGCTATCACTGGTGGAGTTCATGCCAATCAAGATTTACCTTACATGACGCCACCTATACTCATGCCTCTCCCTGAACCACCACAGCTAAATCATCACGAGGAGAGGCAACAGCACTTCAGTGGAGATTCTCACGATTCCA aggGTTACACAAGCATAAGTGTAAGGGAACCCTTAGCAAACATACTCGCGCAAACAAAAGCTGCACAGCAAGAACGTCAACAACAACGTGGATTAACTGACCCTCATTATGCTACAGTTTCGGATGATTCAG ATGAAATGTATGCAGCAATTGATGAACAAGAGAAGGTATACACAAGTGGAAGTGAAACCTATGCTCAAATACAGCCGATGGTACTTGATTCAGTTAGGGTGCAGCAAAATGAGCAAATACATTCAATGCAGCCATTGCATGTGGATGATTTGTACGCGTCAGCGCCTCAACCTCCAAGTGTTGATAGTCTCAGACATGTGGCACATGCTCATTCTAGACAAG CATCATCATCAAGTGCAACCAGTTCAGTTGCTAACCTTGGCTCTCCAAAACCTGAAAAACGTCAAGCAAATTCTCCACTGCCACCACCACCAGAGACGATGTCAGACGTTTATGCATCTGTTGAGAAACGAGGCTCTAAAGAAGATCGCTTAAGAGCCAGTATTTCCTCAGGGAAATCCTTAGAAGATATGTATGCTAAAGTAATGAAGAAGAAGCGAGACATTGATGATGAGCAATTGGATATACCAACAATGAGTAGCAACAACCACCACGGGGAAAACCCAGTTTTAAATAGAAAACATAGCCTTATTGAAGTCAGTCGAACGTCGTGGTCAAGCCATGATTCTATAGAATTTCAAAGAAAGGACTTGGAATTATCCAATTTTGCCGTGGGTAATAGCAGTGCAAATTTTCCGACTGAGAGTGAAGGAAATTTGCTAAAACTTGCATTAAAACAGAACGAAGCTGACGCAAGTAAGTCTGGTTCAGATCCAGGTTACGAGGCAGTTAATGTTAACCGAAAAAGTAGCATAGTTCGAACTGTCTCAGACATCGATCCAAATTATGAAGTGTTGCGGCCACAATTTTCCAGGGTCAGTAAAAATCTAAATTCCGTAACGCAGAACAATGGAATTGATGTAGCCCTTATGTATTCTTCGCCATATAAACACAGGCAAATCAGTAATGCAAGCAGCGAGGATCCTGGCTATGAAAAAGTTCGGATGCGGCGCAGAATTGATTTGGATCAAGATACAGATTCAGAACCGAATTATGAAAGCATGCCCCATGACCCTGGGGAGCCAAATTATGCCTCTGTCTGTCGGCCAGGTGACAGCGATACAGACCCCAATTACGAATCTGTTAGTCAAAGTGACCCAAATTACGAAAGTGTCAAGTATTTGACTGTCAGCCAAAATGAAGATCCACCTTACGAGCAAGTGAACAATTATAAAAGCAATATCAACCTTGACGATTACGAAATGGtgcggaataaaaatgaaggtgACCCTaactatgaaaaaataaaaatgagccATTCAACGAATCTTGCACATGATGGTGAAACCGATGATGAGCAATATATTCATGTCTGA
- the LOC107220734 gene encoding uncharacterized protein LOC107220734 isoform X1 yields MVYLESDEGVWHHHYWVISLGAMLSFVGFLVSCVCGCRRDENKSELGGLAGMVTITHSDNEGFNRLPTTDIAHPISQDTTDAGKRTSSANRSLPDIPKDGTTVEAGRLETVPQDVIYEANEVMCDPSVLYATVEEKNSRRSDVRRGARELEETSLQSAQIEQDSMSPYTRLKNPGSKNDEHPYAQVQSVQKTEATQLNRNNVGHLVDTSLPSSSSSSSSCNHTSANPIAPPRARKSSSHNSLISSDPLPDIQAATAITGGVHANQDLPYMTPPILMPLPEPPQLNHHEERQQHFSGDSHDSKGYTSISVREPLANILAQTKAAQQERQQQRGLTDPHYATVSDDSDEMYAAIDEQEKVYTSGSETYAQIQPMVLDSVRVQQNEQIHSMQPLHVDDLYASAPQPPSVDSLRHVAHAHSRQASSSSATSSVANLGSPKPEKRQANSPLPPPPETMSDVYASVEKRGSKEDRLRASISSGKSLEDMYAKVMKKKRDIDDEQLDIPTMSSNNHHGENPVLNRKHSLIEVSRTSWSSHDSIEFQRKDLELSNFAVGNSSANFPTESEGNLLKLALKQNEADASKSGSDPGYEAVNVNRKSSIVRTVSDIDPNYEVLRPQFSRVSKNLNSVTQNNGIDVALMYSSPYKHRQISNASSEDPGYEKVRMRRRIDLDQDTDSEPNYESMPHDPGEPNYASVCRPGDSDTDPNYESVSQSDPNYESVKYLTVSQNEDPPYEQVNNYKSNINLDDYEMVRNKNEGDPNYEKIKMSHSTNLAHDGETDDEQYIHV; encoded by the exons ATGGTATATCTCGAATCAGATGAGGGCGTGTGGCATCATCACTATTGGGTCATCTCGCTTGGAGCCATGCTTTCTTTCGTTGGATTTCTGGTTAGCTGTGTATGCGGCTGTCGCCGCGACGAAAACAA GAGCGAGCTTGGGGGGCTTGCGGGTATGGTAACAATCACCCACTCTGACAATGAAGGTTTCAACAGGCTGCCGACCACAGACATCGCGCATCCCATCTCGCAGGACACAACCGATGCTGGAAAAAG GACGAGCAGTGCAAACAGAAGTTTGCCAGATATTCCAAAAGATGGAACGACGGTCGAAGCTGGTCGACTTGAAACAGTACCTCAAGATGTTATCTATGAGGCTAACGAGGTTATGTGCGATCCATCCGTCCTTTATGCAACTGTTGAGGAAAAAAACTCTCGGCGAT CAGATGTCAGGAGAGGAGCAAGAGAACTCGAAGAAACTTCTCTGCAAAGTGCACAGATTGAACAAGATTCAATGTCTCCGTATACGAGACTGAAGAATCCTGGATCTAAGAATg ACGAACACCCTTATGCCCAGGTGCAAAGCGTTCAAAAGACTGAAGCTACGCAACTAAACAG GAATAACGTTGGCCATTTAGTAGATACTAGTCTTCCatcgtcttcgtcgtcgtcgtcatcatgTAATCATACGAGTGCCAATCCTATCGCCCCGCCAAGAGCTCGAAAATCGTCTTCTCATAATTCGTTAATAAGCTCTGATCCTCTTCCGGATATTCAAGCTGCAACTGCTATCACTGGTGGAGTTCATGCCAATCAAGATTTACCTTACATGACGCCACCTATACTCATGCCTCTCCCTGAACCACCACAGCTAAATCATCACGAGGAGAGGCAACAGCACTTCAGTGGAGATTCTCACGATTCCA aggGTTACACAAGCATAAGTGTAAGGGAACCCTTAGCAAACATACTCGCGCAAACAAAAGCTGCACAGCAAGAACGTCAACAACAACGTGGATTAACTGACCCTCATTATGCTACAGTTTCGGATGATTCAG ATGAAATGTATGCAGCAATTGATGAACAAGAGAAGGTATACACAAGTGGAAGTGAAACCTATGCTCAAATACAGCCGATGGTACTTGATTCAGTTAGGGTGCAGCAAAATGAGCAAATACATTCAATGCAGCCATTGCATGTGGATGATTTGTACGCGTCAGCGCCTCAACCTCCAAGTGTTGATAGTCTCAGACATGTGGCACATGCTCATTCTAGACAAG CATCATCATCAAGTGCAACCAGTTCAGTTGCTAACCTTGGCTCTCCAAAACCTGAAAAACGTCAAGCAAATTCTCCACTGCCACCACCACCAGAGACGATGTCAGACGTTTATGCATCTGTTGAGAAACGAGGCTCTAAAGAAGATCGCTTAAGAGCCAGTATTTCCTCAGGGAAATCCTTAGAAGATATGTATGCTAAAGTAATGAAGAAGAAGCGAGACATTGATGATGAGCAATTGGATATACCAACAATGAGTAGCAACAACCACCACGGGGAAAACCCAGTTTTAAATAGAAAACATAGCCTTATTGAAGTCAGTCGAACGTCGTGGTCAAGCCATGATTCTATAGAATTTCAAAGAAAGGACTTGGAATTATCCAATTTTGCCGTGGGTAATAGCAGTGCAAATTTTCCGACTGAGAGTGAAGGAAATTTGCTAAAACTTGCATTAAAACAGAACGAAGCTGACGCAAGTAAGTCTGGTTCAGATCCAGGTTACGAGGCAGTTAATGTTAACCGAAAAAGTAGCATAGTTCGAACTGTCTCAGACATCGATCCAAATTATGAAGTGTTGCGGCCACAATTTTCCAGGGTCAGTAAAAATCTAAATTCCGTAACGCAGAACAATGGAATTGATGTAGCCCTTATGTATTCTTCGCCATATAAACACAGGCAAATCAGTAATGCAAGCAGCGAGGATCCTGGCTATGAAAAAGTTCGGATGCGGCGCAGAATTGATTTGGATCAAGATACAGATTCAGAACCGAATTATGAAAGCATGCCCCATGACCCTGGGGAGCCAAATTATGCCTCTGTCTGTCGGCCAGGTGACAGCGATACAGACCCCAATTACGAATCTGTTAGTCAAAGTGACCCAAATTACGAAAGTGTCAAGTATTTGACTGTCAGCCAAAATGAAGATCCACCTTACGAGCAAGTGAACAATTATAAAAGCAATATCAACCTTGACGATTACGAAATGGtgcggaataaaaatgaaggtgACCCTaactatgaaaaaataaaaatgagccATTCAACGAATCTTGCACATGATGGTGAAACCGATGATGAGCAATATATTCATGTCTGA